The sequence below is a genomic window from Paenibacillus sp. DCT19.
CCCGCGGGCCTGCGCAGCAGCGGCAGTGCAAGCGCGGGCACGGATCTGCGCCCGCGCGTAGAAGCGCTGCTGACGGCTGACAGCAGCGGCATGCCGCAGGCGGCAGCGTCTGTTGCAGACGCGGCTGCCGTGCGGCGCATGCTCCAAGAGAGCCGCCAGCTACGCTCGGCGCTCGAACCGGCGCAGCATGCGCTCCGGGCGGATGAGGACAGTTGCGGATTGCTACTGTCCTTCGCCTACCCGGACCGGATCGGGCAGCGCCGGGAGGATGGCCGCTATCTGCTGAGCGGCGGCCGGGGTGTTCGGCTTGCAGCGACAGAATCGCTGAGCCGTTCAGCTTGGCTGGTCGCAGCCGAGGCAGACGACCAGGGTGCGGATGCACGCATCCTGTTAGCTGCGCCAGTGCAGGAGCAGCTCTTGCTGGATCATGCCACACATTTGCTGCATGAGGAAGACCGAATCGTGTGGGATCGCAGCACACGGAGTGTAAGAGCACACCGCTCCCTCCGTATTGGGGCAATTGTTGTAAAGGAGGGTGGAATTGCTCATCCTGCGGAAGATCAGGTCATGGAAGCGATGATTAGTGGGATTCGTTTGGAAGGGTTAGCTTGTCTGCCTTGGAATAAATCGTCTCGGCAGTTGGCAGATCGATTACGCTTTTTGCATACCCACTTACCCGTTTGGCCTGACCTGTCTGCTGACGAACTAACCCGGATTTTGAAGGACGGCTAAGACCCTTTTTGAGTGGAATGCGATCTGTCAATGATCTCAAAAAGTTGTCGCTCCAAGATGTATTACTGAGTGAACTGAGTTGGGAGCAGCGTCAGCAATTGGATCAAGAGGCTCCCACGCATATTCAGGTTCCAAGTGGTTCCCGAATTCCGATTGATTATAGCCGTCCTGATGACCCTACCCTGTCGGTTAGACTACAGGAGATGTTTGGACAACAGGAGACGCCACGTATCGGTGGTGGACGTGTACCTGTTACTGTGCATTTACTGTCACCAGCGCAGCGACCTGTACAAGTGACACGGGATCTGGCGAATTTCTGGCGTGAGACCTATTTCGAAGTAAAAAAGGATCTCAAAGGTCGTTATCCGAAGCATTATTGGCCAGACAACCCGCTAGAAGCGATGGCTACAAATCGAGCAAAACCTCGGGGCAATTAAACGTTCAGCATCTCACTGGAAGAGCAGTGGATGAACCTGTTTTTTATCATATGAACACATATTATTTTGGACGGGAACGTTTGAAAGAAATGAAGGCGGGTAATAACATAGCGAACCACTCAAACCAATGAGGAGGGATTCACTATGCAGAAAAAAATCGTAGGTGTTTTTGATACAGAACGTGAGGCATCGCAGGCTATTGAGAGTCTGAAAGCTCAAGGATTCAGTTCAGATGAGATTTCCGTCGTTACACAGGACCGGGATGATCTGAAAGCCATTCGCGAAGAGACAGGCACCAAAGCACCGGAAGGTGTAGCCGCAGGAGCTGCAACAGGTGGTGTACTCGGTGGTGTTGCCGGATTGCTTGCAGGTATTGGAGCGCTCGCCATACCAGGGATTGGCCCTATTCTGGCAGCTGGACCAATCGCGGCGGCATTTACGGGTGCGGCTGTTGGAGCAGGAGCCGGCGGTCTTGTAGGTGGACTTGTAGGTCTGGGTATTCCGGAAGAAGACGCCAAGCAATACGAGGAGTATGTGCAAGGTGGCAAAATCCTGCTTCTCGTTGACTCATCGGATCGAGATGAGCATGTCTATGACGTATTCAGTAACCACAGCCAATTGAACCGTGATCGGTACTATGCGGATCGCACGGATGTGCCTGCTGAACGAGCAGATCTGGATATGGAAGAGCGTAGACTTGAAGCTCAGACCAAGGCAGCACGCTTTGGCAATAATACATTCCTGTAAGAGGTTGTAGTGAATCTATCATTTACTATGGCTTCTAAGATTAATTAGATAGGCATCAGCCGGTTTCCTCCACGGAAGCCGGCTTTTGAACCTGTATAGGAATGCAGTGTCTGCAATTGAGGCTGTGAACGCTATTCATTGGGGGATAACAATACATATAATAGAACGGCCAAGGCGAGTCTGATGACGAGTATGGAATGGTTAAGAATTGAATTAAACGCGTAGTAGCTTGGAACGTTTGTTGATTTATTTGTTTGCGTTTGCGATGATAGGAGCTTGCTGAAGTGAGAATAATGAGAATACCGCTCACCAGAGACGTCACTCCTTTAATGATTACGGCAATATGAGCGACCTAATCATAGAGGGATGAGCTGAAGCCGAATCCAGCAGCAAGAAAGCCTATACAGACCAAGGCAATCCCAGTTCGCACCCAAGCTAGAAAAGTCCGTTCATTCGCTAGATGCTGTACATATTTCGAATCAATTGCAAAACCAAGAAAGGCGGCTGAACGTTATGCCTAGAAAAGAACGAATTGTGGAAATTGAATCCCTTCGGGGGATGGCTTTTGCGGCCGTCGTTTTACAACATTCGATTGCACACTTTTCAATTGTCCCAGAAACCAGGCTAGAGGATGGCGTATTATTAGCAATCCTATTAATGCTCACGAAGTTCGCTGTACCTTTATTTATTTTTATTACAGGCATGGTGCTCTTCTATAACACAGGCGATCAGTTGAACTACGGTCGTTTTATGAATAAACGATTGACGGATGTGATCATCCCCTACGTTGTCTGGACACTGATTTATTTTGTCCTTACGCCAAATGGAATTAGAGGTATCGGGTGGCAGGAGCTCCCGGAGCTGGGGCTAAAAATACTAACAGGAAAAACAACCTCTCATTTCTGGTACATTATTATGCTGATTCAATTCTATGTGCTGTTCCCACTATTCCTGCGCGCCATTCGTTACGTATACAATCGATTTGGATCGAGGGGACGGGGTATAGCGCTACTAATTGCCGGCATCGTGTATCTTATCCTTACTGATCAACTGGGCAACATCGCTGCCTTCATGGAGCGACTGCACATTCCTGTATTGACCGAAGCATTTACGACCTATGCAGACCGAAATTTCTTATATTTCTTTTTTTATTTTGTGTTAGGTGCGGTGGCTGGGCTCTCTGTACAACACTGGAATATGTGGATATCACGGTTACGCTGGGTGTACTGGACTGTGTTTATCGTACTCGGATTGCGGTTTACATATCTACTAATGCTGGAATATCAAAAACCGGAGGGCATTCGTATCACTTTTTACACCGTGAGTCTAATCAGACCAGATATGGCGATATTCCTTATTGCTTCGATTATGGTGATGTACCAACTGGCGGGCAAGCTACATAATCCATTTGCCGTGCGGTGGCTTGGGTGGATTGGTGGTGTATCCTACGGCGGGTATCTGATGCACATGCTCATGCTACGATACAGCTACATTCCGGATGAACGACTGTATGCAGCTTGGGGGATTAACCCAACCATTCGTATGGTACTCACTTGGATCCTTGCGCTGGCTCTATCCTGCGTGCTCACATGGCTTATTTCACGAATCAGTTGGGGAAAATGGATCGTTGGTACCGTGCCAGGTGGTAAGAATAATATTCGAATAAAACAACATATGAAAAATTCATAATAAATTTTAATTAAGGCTATATCGTGGGAAATTCAAATGAGCACTCTGCATAACGTTCGAACTTTTGCAATTTTGGATTTTCCACCATCCATTTAAGGAAGCAAGGTACATGAAGATTTAAATTTTAAAAATTCAACACCTGAAAAATTCATAACAGTAAACCGTTCCTTCTTACCCGGCGCCTCTCTATTTCTTCATCATTCTTTCTTCCGAACGACATATGGACTAACGGAGAGAGATGGCAGAAACCGAACATAAGTTTTATAATACACACAGAAAGGTTAATGGATAGGAGGGGAACCAACGTGGCGTTTATGATTGCACAACGAGCATTTATCAAACTTTATTTAATAACGATGGTAGAGCAGCATAGAGGATATGGGTATGAAATGTTAGAGGCGATGAAGCAAGAATTCAAGGATTACGGTTATGTACCGCCTCAGAGCGAGGTTTATCGAGCACTACATGAGCTGGTACAGCAGGGAATTTTTTATCGAACGAAAAAGCTGAAGGGTAATGACCCCAAAGTTGATTTTCAGGAAATTGTGTTATATCACTTTACAGATGACGGTGCTGAGAAGGCTGATTTGTACAAAAAGCAGGTCAAAACAGACTTAGATCGCTGTCTCGGCATGCTTCATAAGGCAGAGCAGGATAACTACGGTACGAAAGGAAGATGAGCATGAGCAGGCTATTACAGTGGGGCATACTGGGAACCTCGACGATTGCAAGAAATGCGGTTATACCGGCAATCCAGCAGTCTGAACGTGGCGAAGTGCTTGCCATTGCTAGTCGTAGTAGGGAGAAGGCCGAGGCTATTGCGGAAGAACTGGACATTCCTAGATCCTACGGTAGTTACGAAGAGCTTATCGCGGATCCCGAGATTGAAGCGGTGTACATTCCACTGCCGAACCATATGCATAAGGAATGGACAATCCGAGCAGCCAAGGCTGGAAAGCATGTACTATGTGAGAAGCCTGCAGCATTAAATGCAGATGAAAGCTCCGAAATGATACAAGTATGCAAAGAGTATGGTGTTATCTTCGCTGAAGCGATTATGTATCGTTATCATCCGAAGCACAGACGTGTAGAGGAGATCATCGCCAGTGGCGAGATTGGAACGGTTAGAGCCATTCATGGGAACTTTACGTGCAATACCGCAGATGATAAGGAAAATGTGAGATTTAAACGTGAGATGGGCGGCGGATCATTGTTTGATCTAGGTGTGTACCCCATCTCTGCAGCACGTATGTATCTTGGGCAGGAACCAGAAGCGGTTACGGTACATGCTCTATTTTCCGATGAACATGATGGTGTGGATATGATGGCCTCAGGCTTGATTGAGTTTCCTGGAGGTGTAGCCTTAACCTTTGATTGTGGGATGTGGGCTTCTGGACGAGCTGAGATGGAGATTCTCGGTACAGAAGGACGTATTGAATTACCGAAGGTGTTTGGTTGGGAGAACAGTGATATTCCACCACAGATCATTGTGCATACCGATTCCGTAAGTCGTGAAGAACGTGTATCCGTCTCTAATTCGTTTGTTCTGCAAGCAGAGACATTTGCTTCGGCTGTGCTTGAAGGTACGCCATTACCTTTTGAACCGGAGAACACAGTGAACAATATGCGCGTCATCGATGCCTGTCTGGAATCGGCAAGAACACGTCAGCGGGTGCAGATCAACAAAGCTTAGATCCCATATCACATGCTACCTTTGCGCACATGATCTTGGCGCTACCATCACCATATAGCCTATAAAGACTCCATCCTTCGGATGAGGGTCTTTTTTAATGTGTATTAACGTCTAGTTACAGAGAGGTGGTAAGGAGGTAGTGTTTTTGGGGAAAAGCGTGTAAACAAACATTCTAAAAAGCAACGATAAAAATATTTTCACGAAGGGGTTGTTTTTCGTTAAAGATTCGTTAAAATAATATTAACATTAAAAATATTTTAACGTTGAAGGGCGGACTTACAATGAGTGAAGGTACATTGGTACGCAAGCAGGAAATAGGAGAATTGTTACGTATTAGGCCGTACGTGCAGTTCATGCTGGGCAAGGTGATTGCAAGGTTTGGTGATTCGATTGATTCAATTGCTTATAGTTGGATGGTGTATATATTAACGGGTTCGAAGCTGCTCATGGGCACACTGCTTGCGGTTAATTTCTTACCTAATATTGTGCTGGGGTTGTTTGCTGGAGCGCTGGTTGACCGAATGTCGCCCAAAAAAGTGATTGTACTTACCAATGTGGGGCGGGATTACTCGTTGGTATTACAGCGTTGTTATTCGGTTTGGGACAATTGCAAGTATGGCATCTGTTCGTCGTGACAATTCTGATCTCACTTCTAGAGTGCTTCACTTCGCCTGCAGAGGTATCCAGTGTACCAAGACTATTACCCCAATCCATGTTGCTATCTGGTAATGCGATGTCTTCTTCAGCATCAAGAGTAGCGGAGCTTGCAGGACTTGCGGTGGCCGGGGCGCTCATTGCAACAGCAGGAATTGCATGGACTATTTTTATCGATGCGGTATTGTTCGCCTTAAGTGCAATATGTATGAGCCGTGTTGTGTATCCAACCAGCAATACATCATCTACCCAAGAAAATATAGCTATACACGATGA
It includes:
- a CDS encoding MFS transporter, whose protein sequence is MSEGTLVRKQEIGELLRIRPYVQFMLGKVIARFGDSIDSIAYSWMVYILTGSKLLMGTLLAVNFLPNIVLGLFAGALVDRMSPKKVIVLTNVGRDYSLVLQRCYSVWDNCKYGICSS
- a CDS encoding helix-turn-helix transcriptional regulator produces the protein MAFMIAQRAFIKLYLITMVEQHRGYGYEMLEAMKQEFKDYGYVPPQSEVYRALHELVQQGIFYRTKKLKGNDPKVDFQEIVLYHFTDDGAEKADLYKKQVKTDLDRCLGMLHKAEQDNYGTKGR
- a CDS encoding Gfo/Idh/MocA family protein, encoding MSRLLQWGILGTSTIARNAVIPAIQQSERGEVLAIASRSREKAEAIAEELDIPRSYGSYEELIADPEIEAVYIPLPNHMHKEWTIRAAKAGKHVLCEKPAALNADESSEMIQVCKEYGVIFAEAIMYRYHPKHRRVEEIIASGEIGTVRAIHGNFTCNTADDKENVRFKREMGGGSLFDLGVYPISAARMYLGQEPEAVTVHALFSDEHDGVDMMASGLIEFPGGVALTFDCGMWASGRAEMEILGTEGRIELPKVFGWENSDIPPQIIVHTDSVSREERVSVSNSFVLQAETFASAVLEGTPLPFEPENTVNNMRVIDACLESARTRQRVQINKA
- a CDS encoding acyltransferase yields the protein MPRKERIVEIESLRGMAFAAVVLQHSIAHFSIVPETRLEDGVLLAILLMLTKFAVPLFIFITGMVLFYNTGDQLNYGRFMNKRLTDVIIPYVVWTLIYFVLTPNGIRGIGWQELPELGLKILTGKTTSHFWYIIMLIQFYVLFPLFLRAIRYVYNRFGSRGRGIALLIAGIVYLILTDQLGNIAAFMERLHIPVLTEAFTTYADRNFLYFFFYFVLGAVAGLSVQHWNMWISRLRWVYWTVFIVLGLRFTYLLMLEYQKPEGIRITFYTVSLIRPDMAIFLIASIMVMYQLAGKLHNPFAVRWLGWIGGVSYGGYLMHMLMLRYSYIPDERLYAAWGINPTIRMVLTWILALALSCVLTWLISRISWGKWIVGTVPGGKNNIRIKQHMKNS
- a CDS encoding ATP-dependent helicase C-terminal domain-containing protein → MRSVNDLKKLSLQDVLLSELSWEQRQQLDQEAPTHIQVPSGSRIPIDYSRPDDPTLSVRLQEMFGQQETPRIGGGRVPVTVHLLSPAQRPVQVTRDLANFWRETYFEVKKDLKGRYPKHYWPDNPLEAMATNRAKPRGN
- a CDS encoding general stress protein yields the protein MQKKIVGVFDTEREASQAIESLKAQGFSSDEISVVTQDRDDLKAIREETGTKAPEGVAAGAATGGVLGGVAGLLAGIGALAIPGIGPILAAGPIAAAFTGAAVGAGAGGLVGGLVGLGIPEEDAKQYEEYVQGGKILLLVDSSDRDEHVYDVFSNHSQLNRDRYYADRTDVPAERADLDMEERRLEAQTKAARFGNNTFL